A region of the Euwallacea fornicatus isolate EFF26 chromosome 22, ASM4011564v1, whole genome shotgun sequence genome:
atgatattatattattaataaatttgttaatcttAGAGAAACTGGTCGAAGCAtagatttttgtcaaaaaaatttataatagaaaattatgcATTGCAATAGGTACACAGAGTCAGATACACCTAAGTTTGACGAATACTAGGTGAAGTTGCTATTCAACGTTGCCATTTATGTTACACTAGTGATGAAAAAACACAACTgtcatattaattttgacagAAACCAGAAATGAGAGAACAtccaatccattttttaaaatgaaaacaataaaatgacacaataacaaataataggGAAAATCCTCCGAATTTCATGAGTTCTGGTTAGTTGTAACGTTTAATTTaagaagttttaaaatcattttcaatatttcaatattacaTACAAAATTGTCAGAGAGAACATGACGTCGGGCACCAGTTCCAATCCAGACGATAGATTTGATTCATTCTATAATGAAGTAAGTGCAGGTTCTAAACAACCCTCACACCCTCCTTGGAAAGATATTTTCCAGGTGAAGGAAATCGAGAAACGAGACTCAGTCCTGACTCCAAAACAACAGATTGAAAGGCTGCTTCGACCAGGAGCCACATATAGAAATCTCAACCCTTTTGATGTTCTTCAAGTTGAACCCGACACCCCTTTAGAAgagattaagaaaaaataccgAAGACTTTCAATATTGGGTGAGAATTCCCAGCTCTGAAATTTGTTGGGAAATATAGAGGTTTTAGTGCATCCTGACAAGAATCAAGATGATCCAGACAGAGCCCAACAAGCATTTGAAGCTGTAAACAAGGCATGGAAAACCTTAGAAAGTGATGATACTCGGAAGAAATGCATGGATATCATCGAGGAGGCTGTTGGACGCACAGACCTGATGGTATTGTAGCCTTAACATTACATGCAATTGGGTCGGTTTCTAGATTAGATTAAACATGAACGTTCTAGTTGGCAGAGAAGCgtaaaaaagccaaaaaagaagggaaaagcGGGGTTCCGGAGGACGATCCCGAAAAATACAAACACGCTGTTTATGTTTTGACAATGAAACTGTTTGCAGATCTGGAAAGGAAACGACGTGACTTAGCGGGGCGTGACATGGAGGAAAGGAAGCGCAAAAGAGAACAAGAGATTGAAGATGAGGAGAAGGCCAAAGTGGAGAAGGagtggcaaaaaaattttgaggttTGACTGATTGGGACTTAATAGAAGACAAATGTTGTGAGGCATTGAATTGCAGGAATCAAGGCAAAATAGAGTGAATAGTTGGCAGAGTTTCCAGGCTCAAGGCAAGAATAAAACCAAGAAGATGAAGGCCTTTAAACCGCCAAAAAACAAACCCGAATCCAGATAAAGGaatcttaatttaataacttaattGTAAGTTTGTAgcacttgaaaaaatataaaaatttcaattgatgGCCTGTTGGAGACACAtgtcttcaatttaaaaaattatagtgtATACCTGGTGGTCCTCACCTGATAGGTTAAACTTCATCcacattatttttgtaaaaatattataatttgacaaaatttgtcATACAAAAGTTGACAATGTTTGATATAGAGAGTGTCaaagtttcaattatttttgaaaatttagtctATAGCTCTGGCAATTTTT
Encoded here:
- the LOC136346363 gene encoding dnaJ homolog subfamily C member 8, whose amino-acid sequence is MTSGTSSNPDDRFDSFYNEVKEIEKRDSVLTPKQQIERLLRPGATYRNLNPFDVLQVEPDTPLEEIKKKYRRLSILVHPDKNQDDPDRAQQAFEAVNKAWKTLESDDTRKKCMDIIEEAVGRTDLMLAEKRKKAKKEGKSGVPEDDPEKYKHAVYVLTMKLFADLERKRRDLAGRDMEERKRKREQEIEDEEKAKVEKEWQKNFEESRQNRVNSWQSFQAQGKNKTKKMKAFKPPKNKPESR